Proteins co-encoded in one Medicago truncatula cultivar Jemalong A17 chromosome 8, MtrunA17r5.0-ANR, whole genome shotgun sequence genomic window:
- the LOC11406684 gene encoding mitochondrial dicarboxylate/tricarboxylate transporter DTC has protein sequence MGDEKKPKPVAIGVWPTIKPFVNGGASGMLATCVIQPIDMIKVRIQLGQGSAASVTSTMLKNEGVGAFYKGLSAGLLRQATYTTARLGTFRILTNKAIEANDGKPLPLYQKALCGLTAGAIGATVGSPADLALIRMQADATLPLAQRRNYTNAFQALYRIGADEGILSLWKGAGPTVVRAMALNMGMLASYDQSVEFFKDTVGLGEMTTVVGASSVSGFFAAACSLPFDYVKTQIQKMQPDAEGKYPYTGSLDCAVKTFKAGGPFKFYTGFPVYCVRIAPHVMMTWIFLNQLQKLEKSYGL, from the exons ATGGGAGATGAGAAGAAGCCTAAGCCTGTTGCTATTGGTGTCTGGCCAACAATCAAGCCTTTCGTCAATGGTGGTGCTTCTGGTATGCTCGCTACATGTGTTATTCAACCTATTGATATGATCAAG GTTAGGATTCAACTGGGTCAAGGTTCAGCTGCTAGTGTCACATCTACCATGCTTAAGAATGAGGGTGTTGGTGCTTTctataag GGTCTATCAGCTGGGTTACTCAGGCAGGCTACTTACACCACTGCTCGTCTTGGAACGTTTAG AATCTTGACAAATAAAGCAATTGAGGCTAATGATGGAAAGCCCCTGCCACTCTACCAAAAAGCTCTATGTGGGCTGACTGCTGGTGCAATCGGTGCAACTGTTGGTAGTCCAGCTGATTTGGCACTCATTCGTATGCAGGCTGATGCAACTTTACCTCTTGCTCAGCGCCGAAACTACACAAACGCCTTCCAGGCACTTTACCGTATCGGTGCAGATGAAGGTATTCTTTCACTGTGGAAAGGTGCTGGGCCTACTGTAGTAAGAGCCATGGCATTGAACATGGGGATGCTTGCTTCTTATGATCAAAGTGTTGAGTTCTTCAAGGATACCGTTGGTCTAGGTGAAATGACTACTGTGGTTG GTGCAAGTAGTGTATCTGGATTTTTCGCAGCAGCTTGCAGTTTGCCATTTGATTATGTGAAGACACAGATTCAGAAGATGCAACCTGATGCTGAAGGAAAATACCCATACACTGGTTCTCTTGACTGTGCCGTCAAAACCTTCAAAGCAGGAGGACCCTTCAAATTTTACACTGGATTCCCTGTCTACTGTGTTAGGATTGCTCCCCACGTCATG ATGACATGGATTTTCCTCAACCAGCTCCAGAAATTGGAGAAAAGTTATGGGTTATAG